One stretch of Schistocerca nitens isolate TAMUIC-IGC-003100 chromosome 11, iqSchNite1.1, whole genome shotgun sequence DNA includes these proteins:
- the LOC126213454 gene encoding uncharacterized protein LOC126213454, which translates to MISSRRQNGTLIKNISCTANFEAFLGDFLSVFNEMFPQKTYFNKMTKLKWITKGIKISSAKKRQLHKEPRHNKKIEFIEYVKRYKITFKKVVKAAKQMTHNKLFLKHENKSKAVWSVVKQELDTKSSRHGISTIKLEDEIIVNPARISECFNEFFINVVKPEVNIADYENNVCPFGLNHNSECLFKFKTVSTIDVEKIILKLKNKNSAGWDGIPAKALKFVCKIIGYPLSKVINQSFEQGSFPEVLKYAEVKLLLKKGSREDMGNYRPISLRPVLSKMFENAAAMQIQNFMEKYDIITENQFGFQRGKSTTDAINKFIDKISTSLDNHNKVAGIFCDLTKAFDSVNHALLIYKLDKSNVLNWLTSYSSNRKQSDCLIKCSKLLFKMENSSPRCPSRLDSRTYFVIVLYK; encoded by the coding sequence ATGATAAGCTCAAggagacagaatggcactttgataaaaaatatttcatgcacagcaaattttgaagcatttctaggggattttctaagtgttttcaatgaaatgtttccacaaaagacttattttaataaaatgacaaaattaaaatggatcactaaaggtataaaaatctccagtgctaagaaaaggcagctacataaggaaccaagacataataaaaaaattgaatttattgaatatgttaaacgatacaaaattacatttaagaaagttgtcaaagcagcaaagcaaatgacacataataaattattcttaaaacatgagaataaatcaaaggcagtgtggtcagttgtaaaaCAAGAATTAGATACCAAATCCTCTAGACATGGAATTAGTACAATTAAGCTTGAAGATGAGATCATTGTAAATCCGgctagaatttcagaatgcttcaatgagttcttcattaatgtagtgaaaccagaggttaatattgcagattatgagaacaatgtatgtccctttggactaaatcataattctgaatgcctctttaaattcaaaacagtttcaacaatagatgtagaaaaaattatattaaaactaaaaaacaaaaattctgcaggttgggatggaataccagcaaaagcccttaaatttgtgtgtaaaataataggatacccactatctaaagtaataaaccaatcctttgaacaaggaagcttcccagaggtactgaagtatgcagaagtaaaactgtTGCTCAAAAAGGGTTCAAGAGAGGATATGGGGAATTATCGTCCCATCTCCCTCCGTCCAGTCCtatcaaaaatgtttgaaaacgctgctgctatgcagattcaaaattttatggagaaatatgatattattacggaaaaccaatttggtttccagcgtggcaaaagtactactgatgcaattaacaagtttatcgacaagatcagcacatcattagacaaccataataaagtagcaggaatattttgtgatctcacaaaagcctttgactctgtaaatcacGCACTGCTCATCTATAAGCTTGACAAGAGTAATGTTCTAAATTGGCTTACTTCATACTCATCAAATAGGAAACAGAGTGATtgtctcatcaaatgcagcaaattactattcaaaatggaaaacagtagcccaaggtgtccctcaaggctcgattctaggacttattttgttattgttctatataaatga